The following proteins are encoded in a genomic region of Candida albicans SC5314 chromosome 4, complete sequence:
- the ZCF27 gene encoding Zcf27p (Putative Zn(II)2Cys6 transcription factor), translating into MSTPVKNDSITATSSTSSSTPSQPPMQNNSPYPMQPIPQPPSSQQQQQQHLQQPIPPIPVQIMPQPVQPQQQQQQQQQQQQQVPPQYAGNYYQQRPAPGYYTPSSSLDFYQVGAQRGNSVSFQPTQGSPLQHQQHASGNTTHLPLPQPPQRPLSQQQVGIPQPAPAPQLQLQPRPQHQASPPPPVQQPVQQPVQQPVQQPVQQPGQEQWKENRKRNHSSMQQTTRVAATYPRKRALTACDTCRLKKIKCDNVRPRCGSCIKNGNLNCHYRTDDQQKDYSSYDPASLNILSKLDVILKDLKEIKSGNSNTGTISTNSTDKPSPDDPSSMSSTFSPAPTQQQQQQQQQHPQRLTKAQGKKFTFDKCIWDMSVLSIFKWDFFKNTFNLSSKDIEDIERQLKNDYDTDNSKNIGVIRHNSLIESIKQYEILEKLVSNNFLTIMNSFFVNAYTKVPILESYEFFDILETFQILLQHLPNMSFSRLVELYIDDNTIPPEVQQVFCIDDDDDNNNSQSNEKRKLTVEQYIRLIKSIPLILIISALGIISVPVQLDNLTKYKNSQEEAKSISVGCLSGDNVFNDIPADFPRQRNVIAFMLKDYAQLLCNVFSFILENNTIESVQYYLFLSQLHLQQNSIILAQRACLTASQNVMYLLEKTDLTKVSQLKLEVINRLYWTCLKLECELNVELSPFVPLSGITQVDPPSTFPKIPESPKNDELKSKFNYSDNAIRLSQYYNDRYSWYYFLTEIAVRKVDNEMFDEIYSLENNLNHLWDSQIFADKTIWSSFIEYLNRYNGIINSLTPEIRNFVLHEVNVEQIFHRLKKKYERKQLQENKTNNTATATAVNADEIIDNLDDFLIDEDLIVRAQSENIMFIKTRVVVSKLLLFRPLVYLFLQDKIPFIDIVQAVISVMGDSMNINPNPNTNTNTTSGISSSTFAIDNFNFMDSPNSSIGSATGSATGSKSRSSSTIFNLINDNESNGDLEMDYFNLINAPLFYQKQFPDEDFSKLIEYDYDYDNNEQQQQQQPTTTITIKNLSLVKQRILRIFISNLISIPKLNIPKLGTHRHPGSWYYIRNLFIGNVFQYLIYKKIQQMIYKATADVELQSILKSQLEQAQKENNDSSSSSSSSSQQPKSMEEIIGLINMVIDVKGIIASLEHSVILMEYWKLEIKDCQIYQDFIKKILNDLQNHQQQQQQFSTQTQ; encoded by the coding sequence atgaGTACACCGGTGAAAAATGATTCCATAACTGCCACTTCATCTACTTCCTCTAGTACTCCCAGCCAACCTCCAATGCAGAATAATTCTCCGTATCCTATGCAACCAATACCTCAACCGCCATCAtctcaacaacagcagcaacaacattTGCAACAGCCAATACCACCAATTCCTGTCCAAATTATGCCACAACCTGTTCAAccacagcaacagcaacagcaacagcagcaacaacagcaacaggTACCACCTCAATATGCTGGAAactattatcaacaacGTCCTGCTCCTGGCTATTATAccccttcttcttctttagaTTTTTATCAAGTTGGAGCACAACGTGGGAATAGTGTTCTGTTTCAACCAACTCAAGGATCTCCAttacaacatcaacaacatgCTTCTGGTAATACAACACATTTACCTCTTccacaaccaccacaacgTCCATTactgcaacaacaagtaGGGATACCTCAACCAGCACCAGCACcacaactacaactacaaccACGCCCTCAACATCAAgcatcaccaccaccaccagtaCAACAACCAGTACAACAACCAGTACAACAACCAGTACAACAACCAGTACAACAACCGGGTCAAGAACAGTGGAAAGagaatagaaaaagaaatcattcTCTGATGCAACAAACTACTCGAGTAGCAGCCACGTATCCTAGGAAACGAGCTTTAACAGCTTGTGATACTTGTCgattaaagaaaattaaatgtGATAATGTTCGTCCTCGATGTGGTTCATGTATCAAAAATGGGAATTTAAATTGTCATTATCGTACTGATgatcaacaaaaagattATTCTAGTTATGATCCTGCAtcattgaatattttgagTAAATTAGATGTTATTTTAAaagatttaaaagaaatcaaaagtgGTAATTCGAACACTGGTACTATATCAACTAATAGTACAGATAAACCATCACCTGATGATCCATCATCAATGTCTTCCACATTTTCACCTGCACcaacacaacaacagcaacaacagcaacaacaacatccaCAGAGATTAACAAAAGCTCAGGGTAAAAAATTCACATTTGATAAATGTATTTGGGATATGTCagttttatcaatattcaaatgggattttttcaaaaatacattcaatttatcatcaaaagatattgaagatattgaaagacaattgaaaaatgattatgatACCGATAATAGTAAAAATATCGGTGTTATTCGTCacaattcattaattgaatccattaaacaatatgaaattcttgaaaaattggtatccaataattttttaaccATAATGAATTCATTTTTCGTTAACGCTTATACAAAAGTGCCCATTTTAGAAAGttatgaattttttgaCATTTTGGaaacttttcaaattttgttgCAGCATTTACCAAATATGTCATTTTCAAGACTTGTTGAATTatatattgatgataatacCATTCCACCAGAAGTACAACAAGTGTTTTgcattgatgatgatgatgataataataattcacaACTGAATGAGAAGAGGAAATTAACTGTGGAACAATATATCCGATTAATTAAATCGATCCCATTGATACTTATTATTTCTGCCTTGGGAATTATTAGTGTTCCGGTACAATTGGATAATCTTACCAAATATAAGAATTCTCAAGAGGAAGCGAAATCAATATCAGTTGGTTGTTTGTCTGGTGATAATGTATTTAATGATATTCCGGCAGATTTCCCACGACAAAGAAATGTTATTGCATTTATGTTAAAAGATTATGCCCAATTACTTTGTAAtgtattttcatttattttagaaaataatactatTGAATCAgttcaatattatttatttttaagtCAATTACATTTACAACAAAATTCGATAATACTTGCTCAAAGAGCATGTTTAACTGCTAGTCAAAATGTCATGTATTTACTTGAAAAAACTGATCTTACCAAAGTAtctcaattgaaattagaaGTCATTAATCGATTATATTGGACTTGTTTAAAATTAGAATGTGAGTTAAATGTTGAATTATCACCATTTGTTCCCCTTTCAGGCATTACTCAAGTGGATCCACCATCAACTTTTCCTAAAATTCCTGAATCAccaaaaaatgatgaattaaaatcaaaattcaattatagTGATAATGCTATTCGATTAAGTCAATATTATAATGATAGATATTCttggtattattttttaacaGAAATTGCTGTTCGGAaagttgataatgaaatgtTTGATGAAATATATTCATTAGAAAATAATCTTAATCATTTATGGGATAGTCAAATTTTTGCTGATAAAACAATTTGGTCatcatttattgaatatttaaatcGTTATAATGGAATTATTAATTCTTTGACTCCAGAAATTCGAAATTTTGTCTTGCATGAAGTTAATGTTGAACAAATATTTCATcgattgaaaaaaaaatatgaaagaaaacaattacaagaaaataaaaccaaTAATACTGCTACTGCTACTGCTGTGAATGCGGatgaaataattgataatttagatgattttttaattgatgaagatttaaTAGTTCGAGCTCAATCAGAAAATATCATGTTCATTAAAACCAGAGTGGTGGTTTCAAAATTACTTTTATTCCGTCCAttagtttatttatttttacaaGATAAAATTCCATTCATTGATATAGTTCAAGCAGTGATTTCTGTAATGGGTGATTCAATGAATATAAACCCAAACCcaaacacaaacacaaacacaacTTCTGgtatatcatcatcaacatttgcaattgataattttaattttatgGATTCtccaaattcatcaattggttCAGCAACAGGTTCAGCAACAGGTTCAAAATCTAGATCAAGTTCGacaatattcaatttaattaatgataacGAAAGCAATGGTGATTTAGAAATGgattattttaatttaatcaatgCTCCattattttatcaaaaacaattccctgatgaagatttttccaaattgattgaatatgattatgattatgataataatgagcaacaacaacaacaacaaccaacgACAACAATTactattaaaaatttatcattagttAAACAAAGAATATTAAGAATTTTcatatcaaatttaatttcaataccaaaattaaatatacCTAAATTGGGTACTCATAGACATCCTGGACTGTGGTATTATATaagaaatttatttattggtaatgttttccaatatttaatttataaaaaaattcaacaaatgatTTATAAAGCTACTGCTGATGTTGAATTAcaatcaatattaaaatCACAACTTGAACAAGCACAGAAAGAGAACAatgattcttcttcttcttcttcttcttcgaGTCAACAACCTAAATCGATGGAGGAAATTATTGGATTAATAAATATGGTGATTGATGTAAAAGGGATAATTGCATCTTTAGAACATTCTGTAATCTTAATGGAATATTGgaaattagaaattaaagattgtcaaatttatcaagattttattaaaaaaatattaaatgatttacaaaatcatcaacaacaacaacaacagtttTCAACTCAAACACAATAA
- the HAP3 gene encoding Hap3p (Predicted CCAAT-binding transcription factor that regulates respiration; Cap2-dependent induction in low iron; opaque specific, alkaline, ciclopirox olamine induced; regulated by Sef1, Sfu1, Hap43; Bcr1-regulated in RPMI a/a biofilms) — MSRTNNKNPIDQNWQNNDYEIKEQDRFLPIANVGRVMKKALPEHAKLSKESKECIQECVSEFISFITSQAADRCLVEKRKTLNGEDILWAMYTLGFENYSETLKIYLAKYRQYEQEQLSLKPPRKKIRKRKTKSSLSQTQSKEQVDQDQDFQQIEQQYDDGEEEEEESENEEGDMSNIESNLILQNLPEYSDDYFDDEDEEEDRQQQREENSDNEPQQHHGDDSQPINLQPQLPSSAVPSLPTQQQQQFSDINPTTESNQQESFFTTQYYPNQTQYVNAAPLPTNPQPRQYQNQNQPNNYQNDQRQNDKQRIIPDLLNITNSYSEDEFI; from the exons aTGTCAAgaactaataataaaaaccCAATAGATCAAAATTGGcaaaataatgattatgaaattaaagaacAAGATCGATTTCTACCCATTGCCAATG TTGGAAGAGTAATGAAAAAGGCATTACCTGAACAtgcaaaattatcaaaagaatcaaaagaatGTATTCAAGAATGTGTATCAGAATTCATATCATTTATAACTAGTCAAGCTGCTGATCGTTGTTTAGTAGAAAAACGGAAAACTTTAAATGGTGAAGATATATTATGGGCAATGTATACTTTAggttttgaaaattattctgaaactttgaaaatttatctTGCTAAATATCGTCAAtatgaacaagaacaattgaGTCTTAAACCaccaagaaagaaaatacGGAAAAGGAAAACTAAAAGTTCTTTGTCACAAACTCAAAGTAAAGAACAAGTAGACCAAGACCAAGACTTTCAACAAATCGAACAACAATATGACGatggagaagaagaagaagaagaactgGAAAACGAAGAAGGGGATATGTCTAATATAGAACTGAATTTaatattacaaaatttACCTGAATATTCCGATGACtattttgatgatgaagatgaagaagaagataggcaacaacaaagagaagaaaatagTGATAATgaaccacaacaacatcacGGAGACGATTCTCAACCAATTAATTTGCAACCACAATTACCATCATCAGCAGTACCATCCTTACcaacacaacaacaacaacaattcaGTGATATTAACCCAACTACAgaatcaaatcaacaagaatCTTTCTTCACTACTCAATATTATCCTAATCAAACTCAATATGTGAATGCTGCACCATTACCAACGAATCCCCAACCTagacaatatcaaaatcaaaatcaaccaaataattatcaaaatgatCAACGCCAAAACGACAAACAACGGATTATTCCTGATTTACTTAACATAACTAATTCATATtctgaagatgaatttatttaa
- the UEC1 gene encoding Uec1p (Protein required for damage to oral epithelial cells and for normal hyphal growth and stress resistance; transcription induced on contact with vascular endothelial cells; not highly conserved) — MPMYVYVVVIICFLPPSFSLKYLPRRTLKLNLLVVVVVLSYIYVYSHISHTFFFFFLIPFNKNFYHQPTQPTTTILVVSKFHSFLQKERRLASQKNFPINHRQRREITTTTTTTTTLILILILYTRRQLIDYTPTKDTITLGNTH, encoded by the coding sequence ATGCCTATGTATGTATAtgtagtagtaataatatGTTTTTTGCCcccttctttttcattgaaatatttaccCCGTCGCACgttaaaattaaatttactcgttgttgttgttgtattgtCTTACATATATGTATACCTGCATATAAGCCAtacattcttttttttttttttaattcctttcaataaaaatttttaccACCAACCAACCCAACCAACCACCACAATTTTGGTTGTCtcaaaatttcattcatttttaCAAAAGGAGAGAAGATTGGCttcccaaaaaaattttccaattaaCCACAGACAAAGGAGGgaaataacaacaacaacaacaacaacaacaacattaatattaatattaatattatataCACGCAGACAACTTATAGACTATACACCCACCAAGGATACAATTACATTAGGCAACACCCATTGA
- the BEM1 gene encoding phosphatidylinositol-3-phosphate-binding protein (Protein required for wild-type budding, hyphal growth, and virulence in a mouse systemic infection; suppresses pseudohyphal and filamentous growth defects of various S. cerevisiae mutants and heat sensitivity of S. cerevisiae cdc24-4 mutant) — MIKTFRKSKRSSSNSSSPKKTISRVSSTSSNQTSHDGILQSPKKVIRALYDYEPQGPGELKFFKGDFFHVLDDVDDELHKEAEANGWIEATNPMTQLKGMVPISYFEIFDRSRPTVTASSNSFTNSIDIQHQHQHQQGIHNGTGNRNLNQTLYAVTLYEFKAERDDELDIMPNENLIICAHHDYEWFIAKPINRLGGPGLVPVSYVKIIDLLNPNSHYTSIDTSRRSQVIQVINGFNIPTVEQWKNQTAKYQASTIPLGSISGSGTPPTSANSQYFDNHTMTSNRSSSGSSISIVEASVDSYQLDHGRYQYSITARLNNGRIRYLYRYYQDFYDLQVKLLELFPYEAGRIENSKRIIPSIPGPLINVNDSISKLRREKLDYYLSNLIALPSHISRSEEVLKLFDVLDNGFDRETDAINKRFSKPISQKSNSHQDRLSQYSNFNVLQQQQQQQQQQQYAHHSRGSDNSPTNESSGSNLINSSSHNDSSLSSSPPPPQTVTTTNTTITTDSSSKQPKVKVKFYFDDDIFVLLIPTNLRLQDLKSKLFKRLELDITYKYEKPDQQQKPTSESIHLFLKNDFEDFLIENETSNNNNSEIDFENEIIKEKLGEFEVNDDEKFQSILFDKCKLMVLVY; from the coding sequence ATGATTAAGACGTTTCGGAAAAGTAAAAGACTGTCGAGTAATTCAAGTTCACCCAAGAAAACAATATCTCGAGtatcatcaacttcaaGTAATCAAACATCTCATGATGGAATATTACAATCACCTAAAAAAGTCATTAGAGCTCTATATGATTATGAACCTCAAGGTCCTggagaattgaaatttttcaaaggAGATTTTTTCCATGTATtagatgatgttgatgatgaattacATAAAGAAGCGGAAGCTAATGGATGGATAGAAGCAACAAATCCAATGACTCAACTTAAAGGGATGGTCCCCATTagttattttgaaatatttgatcGATCTCGTCCTACAGTTACAGCATCATCAAACAGTTTTACAAATTCCATTGAtattcaacatcaacatcaacatcaacaagGAATTCACAATGGAACAGGAAATCgaaatttaaatcaaacaTTATATGCTGTTACACTATATGAATTTAAAGCTGAACGAgatgatgaattggatATAATGCctaatgaaaatttaattatttgtGCACATCATGATTATGAATGGTTTATTGCCAAACCAATAAATCGATTAGGTGGACCAGGTTTAGTACCTGTTTCTTATGttaaaataattgatcttTTAAACCCCAATTCTCATTATACATCAATTGATACATCAAGGCGATCACAAGTCATACAAGTAATCAATGGATTTAATATACCGACAGTAGAACAAtggaaaaatcaaactgCCAAATATCAAGCTTCAACAATCCCCCTTGGTTCAATATCAGGAAGTGGTACTCCACCAACATCAGCTAATTCacaatattttgataatcatACTATGACTTCAAATCGATCATCACTGGgttcatcaatttctatTGTTGAAGCTAGTGTTGATTCATATCAATTAGATCATGGTCGATATCAATATTCAATAACTGCTCGATTAAATAATGGCAGAATAAGATATTTATATCGATATTATCAAGATTTTTATGATTTACAAgtgaaattattagaattattTCCTTATGAAGCTGggagaattgaaaattctaAAAGAATAATTCCATCTATACCAGGACCTTTAATTAATGTCAAtgattcaatatcaaaattacgaagagaaaaattggattattatttatcaaatttaattgcATTACCTAGTCATATATCTCGATCGGAAGAagtattaaaattatttgatgttTTAGATAATGGATTTGATCGAGAAACTGATGCTATTAATAAACGATTTTCTAAACCAATAAgtcaaaaatcaaattctcATCAAGATAGATTATCTCAATATTCCAATTTTAACgttttacaacaacaacaacaacaacagcaacaacagcaatatGCTCATCATTCAAGAGGTTCTGATAATTCACCTACTAATGAATCATCAGgttcaaatttaattaattcttcttctcataatgattcatcattatcttcatcaccaccaccaccacaaacTGTCACCACCACGAACACCACCATAACCACTGACTCCTCATCAAAACAACCAAAAGTCAAAgtgaaattttattttgatgatgatatatttgtattattaatcCCAACCAATTTACGATTACAagatttaaaatcaaaattatttaaacgATTAGAATTGGATATTACTtataaatatgaaaaacctgatcaacaacaaaaacctACATCagaatcaattcatttatttttgaaaaatgattttgaagattttttaattgaaaatgaaactagcaacaacaacaatctggaaattgatttcgaaaatgaaattattaaagaaaaattaggAGAATTTGAagttaatgatgatgaaaaatttcaaagtattttatttgataaatgtAAATTAATGGTTTTAGTATATTAA